One Mesorhizobium loti genomic window carries:
- a CDS encoding LysR family transcriptional regulator codes for MDIGWDDLRLFLDVARLGGLSAATTTTRLSAATLGRRVTALEKQIGEPLFVRQQTGYRLTPVGEELLRRAEDVEAAMQSLTRWREGTLPDRIVRVSAGPWTSAFISAHIGEVWTVDDGIRVEFVTTTGRVDIGRRAADIGIRSERPTEQWLAGRQSGKVAHALYSGRHLVNGIAAGLFVGVTGEGANIASARWLQAHHGDRIAVRGNNTHSVRELVAAGAGLSVFPCFVGDSDPRLVRVAQPIPELETDQWIVTHHEERHSPPVRKVAGRIAALMQAHQPLFRGETPIR; via the coding sequence ATGGATATTGGCTGGGACGATCTTCGGCTGTTTCTCGACGTTGCGCGGCTGGGTGGCCTGAGCGCGGCGACGACAACCACGCGCCTCAGCGCAGCCACGCTTGGACGACGCGTCACCGCGCTCGAGAAGCAGATCGGCGAACCGCTGTTCGTGCGTCAGCAGACCGGCTATCGGCTGACCCCGGTCGGGGAAGAACTGCTGCGGCGCGCCGAGGACGTCGAGGCGGCGATGCAATCGCTGACCCGCTGGCGCGAAGGCACCCTGCCCGACCGCATTGTCCGCGTCTCGGCCGGGCCATGGACCTCGGCTTTCATATCAGCCCATATCGGCGAGGTCTGGACGGTCGATGACGGCATAAGGGTGGAGTTCGTCACCACCACCGGCCGGGTCGACATCGGTCGCCGTGCCGCCGACATCGGCATCCGCAGCGAGCGGCCGACCGAGCAGTGGCTGGCAGGCCGGCAGAGCGGCAAGGTCGCCCACGCGCTTTATTCCGGACGCCACCTCGTCAACGGCATCGCCGCCGGCCTGTTCGTCGGCGTCACCGGCGAAGGCGCAAACATCGCTTCGGCGCGCTGGCTGCAAGCCCATCACGGCGACCGCATTGCCGTGCGCGGCAACAACACCCATTCGGTGCGCGAACTGGTGGCCGCCGGCGCCGGCCTTTCGGTCTTTCCTTGCTTCGTCGGCGACAGCGATCCACGGCTGGTCCGCGTCGCCCAGCCCATCCCCGAACTCGAAACCGACCAATGGATCGTCACTCATCACGAGGAACGCCATTCCCCACCGGTCCGAAAAGTCGCCGGCCGGATTGCCGCCTTGATGCAAGCGCACCAGCCGCTGTTTCGCGGCGAGACGCCGATCCGGTAA
- a CDS encoding GCN5-like N-acetyltransferase: protein MRIGDIEGVELDRLHAHSLAVGWPHRAEDWQFLRESGEGFVALDEIGRVLGSAMWFAHGADFATVGMVITSPRLQTLGAGQWLMKRVFEKVAGRDLRLNATRAARRLYLSLDFQPEKTVYQCQGIARLQTTGRPANIRGDVRILDASDIPAVIALDAAGFGVRRTALIEKLFAHSAGYGLFRGDTLIAFALCRPFGRGHVVGPVVAQSDADAVAVVRPHVADHSGSFLRIDTHMDNGEFAAFLSHSGMPVFDTVLTMSMGKRLTDFAVGGATAPVTYALASQTLG, encoded by the coding sequence ATGCGGATCGGCGACATCGAAGGCGTCGAACTGGACCGCTTGCACGCGCACTCGCTCGCCGTGGGATGGCCGCATCGCGCCGAGGACTGGCAATTCCTGCGTGAATCGGGAGAGGGGTTCGTGGCGCTCGACGAGATCGGCCGGGTTCTCGGTTCGGCCATGTGGTTCGCGCATGGCGCCGATTTCGCCACTGTGGGGATGGTCATCACCTCGCCGCGACTGCAGACGCTGGGGGCGGGGCAATGGCTGATGAAGCGGGTCTTCGAGAAGGTCGCCGGGCGCGATCTGCGCCTCAATGCCACGCGCGCGGCAAGGCGGCTCTATCTGTCGCTCGACTTCCAGCCGGAGAAGACCGTTTATCAATGCCAGGGCATCGCCCGCTTGCAGACGACGGGCAGGCCGGCAAATATTCGAGGCGATGTGCGGATTTTGGACGCAAGCGATATTCCTGCCGTGATCGCGCTCGATGCGGCCGGGTTTGGGGTGAGGCGGACGGCACTCATCGAAAAGCTTTTCGCGCACTCGGCCGGCTATGGGCTTTTCAGGGGCGATACGCTGATCGCTTTCGCGCTCTGCCGGCCGTTCGGGCGGGGCCATGTCGTGGGGCCGGTCGTGGCGCAAAGCGATGCAGATGCCGTGGCGGTCGTCCGGCCGCACGTGGCCGACCATTCGGGGTCTTTCCTGCGGATCGACACCCACATGGACAATGGCGAATTCGCAGCCTTTCTGTCGCACAGTGGAATGCCGGTCTTCGATACGGTGCTCACCATGTCGATGGGCAAACGCCTCACCGATTTTGCCGTCGGCGGTGCAACCGCGCCGGTAACCTATGCGCTGGCCAGTCAAACTCTCGGCTAG